One genomic segment of Plasmodium vinckei vinckei genome assembly, chromosome: PVVCY_03 includes these proteins:
- a CDS encoding ERCC1 nucleotide excision repair protein, putative, whose amino-acid sequence METGIEEKQKLYHDPNSDHYLIISPRQKLNPVLKKINRVQYKFNEIVPDFLIGKNNACLFISMKYHRLRPNYLKARIETLTNKYNNRLLLCLVDIDNIENPLGEINQLAFCNNMTLILCWTNDECARVIEDFKIFEKNQSYIKNNKKFSNNEEKIHELLKKIRCINSTDCFTITNKLKNFSSIVKAKKEDLINCSGLGNKKIQALLSTFSDPFF is encoded by the coding sequence aTGGAAACAGGGATtgaagaaaaacaaaaattataccaCGACCCTAATTCAGATCACTACTTAATTATATCCCCAAgacaaaaattaaatccagttttaaaaaaaataaatagagtacaatataaatttaatgaaatagtacctgattttttaattggaaaaaataatgcatgcttatttatatcaatgAAATATCATCGCCTAAGaccaaattatttaaaagcaAGAATTGAAACATtaactaataaatataataatcgATTGTTACTATGTTTAGTAGATATAGACAATATAGAAAACCCATTGGGAGAAATAAATCAACTAGCTTTTTGTAATAACATGACACTTATATTATGCTGGACTAATGATGAATGTGCAAGAGTTATAGAagattttaaaatttttgaaaaaaatcaatcctatattaaaaataataaaaaattttccaataatgaagaaaaaatacatgaacttttaaaaaaaatacgtTGTATTAATTCTACAGATTGTTTTACtattacaaataaattaaaaaatttttcaaGTATTGTTAAggcaaaaaaagaagaccTTATTAATTGTTCCGGCCTaggaaacaaaaaaatacaggCTCTTTTATCTACCTTTTCAGATCCGTTTTTTTAG